A part of Candidatus Electrothrix aestuarii genomic DNA contains:
- a CDS encoding DUF559 domain-containing protein gives MTDQGEVLIALLNNKSDFKIVRARNWYRIPISSAHKWLKNRWPPQWIAFYQTKIFGPEAYSINYYTKVIQVRKVYRQQLFPSELPNRKSNRQYYQLILNPLQKLPKPILSQRRRRIIFIPTTWYKFIHASEINDLYDDSPLEDSLWAELKRRKIPAERQEFVKVDNQNYALDFAVYCSKAKIDIETDGDSWHTNRTAEDNRRNNALQAAGWKVLRFTTQQVQEKMESYCIRNITETINNAGGVDEGKMVARKINPKANGAHQLSLFDCF, from the coding sequence ATGACTGATCAAGGCGAAGTCTTAATTGCTCTTCTCAATAATAAAAGCGATTTCAAGATTGTGCGCGCCCGAAACTGGTATCGGATCCCTATAAGCAGTGCGCATAAATGGTTGAAGAATCGTTGGCCACCGCAGTGGATAGCTTTCTATCAAACCAAAATATTCGGGCCGGAAGCCTACTCAATCAATTATTACACGAAAGTCATTCAAGTTCGCAAAGTCTATAGGCAACAACTTTTTCCCAGTGAGCTGCCTAACCGCAAAAGCAACCGGCAATATTATCAGCTCATCCTGAACCCGTTGCAGAAATTACCAAAACCAATACTCAGTCAGCGACGCCGCAGAATAATTTTTATCCCGACAACATGGTATAAATTTATCCATGCTTCTGAAATTAATGATCTGTACGACGACAGCCCGTTGGAAGACAGTCTGTGGGCGGAATTAAAACGCCGCAAAATTCCTGCTGAACGACAGGAGTTTGTAAAGGTTGATAATCAGAACTATGCCTTAGATTTCGCTGTCTATTGCTCCAAAGCAAAAATTGATATCGAAACTGACGGTGACAGCTGGCACACAAACAGAACCGCTGAGGATAACCGTCGGAACAATGCCTTGCAAGCGGCAGGCTGGAAAGTACTACGATTTACAACTCAGCAGGTTCAGGAAAAAATGGAGAGCTATTGTATCCGCAATATCACGGAAACCATCAATAATGCTGGGGGAGTGGATGAAGGTAAGATGGTTGCACGAAAAATCAACCCAAAAGCAAACGGTGCGCATCAGTTATCACTGTTCGACTGTTTTTAA
- a CDS encoding thioesterase family protein, translating into MRPKPFRPQPLEKSSFVRDATSGLVWFRCEMRTLYIDTDRSQVVYHSNYLKYFEFARASLMRETKYPYKQIEEDGFVYPIIKTELNYYSPLYYDDLMYIHIRPGKLERVRLQFEYLITKAEGGEISCTGFTRHCAINEKGIPVEIDPQTLRLWQEFPDS; encoded by the coding sequence ATGCGACCTAAACCCTTTCGTCCTCAGCCCTTAGAAAAGTCCTCCTTTGTCCGGGATGCCACCAGTGGTCTGGTCTGGTTTCGGTGCGAAATGCGGACCCTGTACATTGATACTGATCGCTCCCAGGTGGTCTATCATTCCAATTACCTCAAGTATTTCGAATTTGCCAGGGCTTCCCTGATGCGGGAGACCAAGTACCCATATAAGCAGATAGAGGAGGACGGCTTTGTCTATCCCATCATCAAGACCGAGCTGAACTATTACTCGCCGCTCTATTATGATGATCTGATGTACATCCACATCCGGCCCGGAAAACTCGAACGCGTCAGGCTCCAGTTTGAGTACCTGATCACCAAGGCGGAGGGAGGCGAAATATCCTGCACCGGTTTTACCCGCCATTGCGCGATCAATGAGAAGGGGATTCCGGTGGAGATTGATCCACAGACCCTGCGCCTCTGGCAGGAATTTCCTGATTCATGA
- a CDS encoding virulence RhuM family protein: MDAKKGQQLIRNSTAEFLIFTTQAGEQSIEARYEDETIWLSQKLMAQLFDVDVRTINEHLVNIYNQKELIRQATIRKFRIVQTEGKREVTRQIDYYNLDAIISVGYRVNSVRATQFRQWATQVLKEFAVKGYVLDKKRMENGAFLGEDYFEHLLEEIREIRLSERRFYQKITDIYTTSIDYNKNAPTTKTFFAKVQNKLHYAIHGNTAAELIMRRADSSKANMGLTTWEKAPNGKIVQTDVSVAKNYLSVEELQSLGRIVNAYLDLAEERARRKIPMTMEDWAKRLDMFLEFDDRKILQNAGKVTAKLARKHAVCEFEKYRIVQDRFFESDFDRMVKQLDPKDVGEEE; the protein is encoded by the coding sequence ATGGATGCAAAAAAAGGACAGCAGCTGATTCGCAACAGCACGGCAGAGTTTTTGATCTTTACCACCCAAGCAGGCGAGCAAAGCATTGAGGCCCGGTATGAAGATGAAACAATCTGGCTCTCACAAAAATTGATGGCTCAACTTTTTGATGTGGATGTGCGAACCATAAACGAACATCTTGTAAACATATATAATCAAAAAGAATTGATCCGCCAGGCAACTATCCGGAAATTCCGGATAGTTCAAACGGAAGGCAAGCGAGAAGTAACCAGGCAAATTGATTATTACAACCTGGATGCCATTATTTCAGTGGGTTACCGTGTAAACTCAGTTCGTGCAACACAATTCCGGCAATGGGCCACCCAGGTGCTGAAAGAATTTGCCGTCAAAGGCTATGTGTTGGATAAAAAGCGGATGGAAAACGGAGCGTTCCTCGGAGAAGATTACTTTGAGCACCTGCTTGAAGAAATCCGGGAAATCCGACTCAGCGAACGTCGTTTCTATCAGAAAATCACCGATATTTACACCACCAGCATAGATTACAATAAAAACGCTCCGACCACCAAAACGTTCTTTGCTAAAGTCCAGAATAAACTGCATTATGCTATTCACGGCAACACAGCAGCTGAACTGATCATGCGGCGAGCTGATAGCAGCAAGGCCAATATGGGATTAACCACATGGGAAAAAGCTCCGAACGGCAAAATTGTACAAACAGATGTCTCAGTGGCCAAAAACTATTTGTCAGTTGAAGAACTGCAATCATTGGGGCGCATCGTCAATGCCTATTTGGACTTGGCCGAAGAGCGGGCACGGCGAAAAATCCCCATGACTATGGAAGACTGGGCTAAACGATTGGATATGTTTCTGGAGTTTGACGACCGTAAAATTCTACAGAATGCTGGTAAGGTGACAGCAAAACTGGCTCGAAAACATGCCGTGTGTGAATTTGAAAAATATCGAATTGTTCAGGACCGATTTTTTGAGAGCGACTTTGATCGGATGGTCAAGCAGCTGGACCCAAAAGACGTGGGTGAAGAAGAGTAA
- a CDS encoding PIN domain-containing protein produces the protein MKVIVDTSVWSLALRKNIPQDDLYVNELKELIKESRVQLIGPVRQELLNGIKHENDFNSLKDHLRAFKDLKLETEDYELASEYFNKARRSGIQGSNTDFLICAISTRNNMPILTTDKDFENFQSVLPVTLHEVKK, from the coding sequence ATGAAAGTCATCGTAGATACAAGTGTGTGGTCGCTGGCTTTGAGGAAAAATATTCCTCAAGATGATCTGTATGTTAACGAGCTGAAAGAGCTTATAAAAGAGTCACGTGTACAGCTTATAGGTCCAGTTCGCCAAGAGCTTCTTAATGGAATTAAGCATGAGAACGACTTCAATTCTCTCAAGGATCATTTAAGGGCTTTTAAAGATCTTAAGCTTGAAACAGAAGATTACGAATTAGCATCTGAATATTTCAATAAAGCAAGAAGAAGTGGCATTCAGGGCTCAAACACAGACTTCCTTATTTGTGCAATTTCAACTCGTAATAATATGCCGATTTTAACCACAGATAAAGATTTTGAAAATTTTCAATCTGTACTCCCCGTAACTCTGCATGAAGTAAAAAAATGA
- a CDS encoding beta-ketoacyl-[acyl-carrier-protein] synthase family protein has protein sequence MKAPKNRRVFVVGYDAATALGNTFTATWQAALEGQAGFRRVTRCETASRSNVVGEIPDWDPSQLPYVDRKEASLWNAAYVFLTMEVCRRALEHAGLEMNEETGPRTGCLIGSALNGTDAYRIATENYRVGGPFKVSPYLLPNVCANLPGGKAGMLTGFTGPIFSPQGACASGNHAIALSARMIRDGDCDFMLAGGVETCLVPEIIQGFSNMLASIKVGEKDRAFADPTQASRPFSLDRKGFVLAEGAAALVLAAEEAVHALGLHPKAEVLGIGWNSDAHHFTRPNATTIIRAIHDALDDAEISAEDIGSINAHGTSTPTGDATEVECLRRVFGEALSGIPISANKSQVGHSLGASAAIEAALSIEAMNKGLVLPTVNHIPDPAFADLDVVPNVVRNHSYEFVLSNSFGFGGTNCCLVLRGI, from the coding sequence ATGAAGGCGCCAAAGAACAGACGTGTTTTTGTGGTCGGCTATGATGCGGCCACCGCCCTGGGCAATACCTTTACCGCAACCTGGCAGGCCGCTCTCGAAGGCCAGGCAGGCTTCCGCAGGGTCACCCGCTGTGAAACCGCCAGCCGCAGTAATGTGGTGGGGGAGATCCCGGACTGGGACCCCAGCCAGCTCCCCTATGTGGACCGGAAAGAGGCCTCACTCTGGAATGCGGCCTATGTCTTCCTGACGATGGAGGTCTGTCGCCGGGCCCTGGAACATGCCGGGCTGGAAATGAATGAAGAAACCGGTCCACGGACAGGCTGCCTGATCGGCTCGGCCCTGAATGGAACTGATGCCTACCGAATTGCGACAGAGAACTACCGTGTCGGCGGCCCCTTTAAGGTCAGCCCCTATCTTCTCCCTAATGTCTGTGCCAACCTGCCCGGCGGCAAGGCAGGCATGCTCACCGGCTTTACCGGACCGATCTTCTCCCCCCAAGGGGCCTGCGCCTCAGGCAACCATGCCATTGCCCTGAGCGCCAGGATGATCCGGGACGGGGACTGTGATTTCATGCTGGCAGGCGGGGTGGAGACCTGCCTGGTCCCGGAAATTATCCAGGGGTTTTCCAATATGCTGGCCAGCATCAAGGTGGGGGAAAAGGACCGGGCCTTTGCGGATCCAACCCAGGCCTCTCGCCCCTTCAGTCTGGATCGCAAGGGCTTTGTCCTGGCCGAAGGCGCGGCAGCACTGGTGCTGGCCGCAGAAGAGGCAGTGCATGCCCTGGGACTCCATCCAAAGGCAGAGGTCTTAGGGATAGGCTGGAACTCAGATGCCCACCATTTTACCCGGCCCAACGCCACCACCATAATTCGGGCCATCCATGATGCCTTGGATGATGCGGAGATCAGCGCCGAGGACATCGGCTCCATCAATGCCCACGGCACCTCTACCCCCACCGGAGATGCAACTGAGGTGGAATGCCTGCGCAGGGTCTTTGGCGAGGCCCTGTCCGGCATACCGATCTCAGCCAATAAATCCCAGGTTGGGCACTCCCTGGGGGCCTCAGCAGCCATCGAGGCAGCCCTCTCTATCGAGGCCATGAATAAAGGCTTGGTTCTACCCACGGTGAATCATATCCCGGATCCCGCCTTTGCTGACCTGGATGTGGTGCCCAATGTGGTACGTAATCATAGCTATGAATTTGTCCTGTCCAACTCCTTCGGGTTCGGTGGAACCAACTGCTGCCTGGTCTTACGAGGTATCTGA
- the ligA gene encoding NAD-dependent DNA ligase LigA: MKAMNVQEAEKRLKDLRAQITRHAHQYYVLDDPLISDGEYDQLFRELLDLEEQFPDLVTPDSPSLRVGGEPLAAFAEAEHAVPMLSLDNVFNAQELKDFEEKIQRYLQATTQPTYLAEPKLDGLAVELIYENGLLVQGSTRGNGLVGENITAQLQTVQSIPLRLVAQEGQEDIAIPEKLVVRGEVFLPRKGFLQLNEQRAKQGEALFANPRNAAAGSLRQLDPKVTASRPLRFYVYGVGDTAPAPCADLEQLFSWLGQLGFPVNSLIKFCSTLAEVEEQYQHLQAIRHELEYEIDGMVIKVADFALQQRLGNTTRAPRWATAWKFPATQATTVMTGVDFQVGRTGAITPVAILEPVAVEGVIVRRATLHNQDEIERKGLKIGDTVLIQRAGDVIPEIVKPIIEQRSGAEQPIPFPSQCPVCTSPLQRPEGEAVTRCINLHCPAQQLQRMIYFVGKAGLDIDGFGKKNVEQLLEVGLIREIPDIFRLRKEQLAVLDGWGEKSAEKLLLAIDEAKHPTLARFIGALGIRYVGEMTSELLTRHFSSLDALLAAEKEDLLAVEGIGEQAAMSLTEYFSNSENRKMIETLLGLGLTIETTVQGNSENNPLEGAIFLFTGTLSQMSRNEAKQLVKDRGGRVVSGLSKQVTHLVAGEKAGSKLKKAQELGVTVVGEEEFLGIVGRG, translated from the coding sequence ATGAAAGCAATGAATGTTCAGGAAGCAGAAAAACGCCTCAAAGATCTGCGGGCGCAGATCACCCGGCACGCCCACCAGTACTACGTGCTGGATGACCCGCTTATCTCCGACGGCGAGTATGACCAGCTGTTTCGGGAGCTGCTGGACCTGGAAGAGCAGTTCCCGGACTTGGTTACCCCGGATTCCCCGAGCCTGCGGGTGGGTGGCGAGCCGCTTGCCGCCTTTGCTGAGGCCGAACATGCTGTGCCCATGCTCAGTCTGGATAATGTTTTCAATGCGCAGGAACTCAAGGACTTTGAAGAAAAAATCCAGCGCTATCTGCAAGCAACAACGCAACCCACCTATCTGGCCGAACCCAAGCTGGACGGCCTGGCAGTGGAGTTGATCTATGAAAACGGCCTGTTGGTGCAAGGTTCCACCCGAGGCAATGGCCTGGTGGGCGAAAACATCACAGCCCAGCTCCAGACCGTGCAGAGCATTCCCTTACGCCTGGTCGCACAAGAAGGGCAGGAGGATATCGCGATCCCGGAAAAACTGGTGGTTCGGGGAGAGGTTTTTCTCCCCCGCAAGGGCTTTCTTCAGCTCAATGAACAACGGGCTAAGCAGGGCGAGGCCCTGTTTGCCAACCCGCGCAATGCTGCTGCCGGTTCCCTGCGCCAGCTTGATCCCAAGGTGACCGCCTCCAGACCGCTCCGTTTTTATGTCTACGGTGTGGGGGATACCGCGCCAGCTCCCTGCGCTGACCTGGAGCAGCTTTTTTCCTGGCTCGGCCAGCTGGGTTTTCCGGTCAATTCCCTGATCAAATTTTGCAGCACCTTGGCAGAGGTGGAAGAGCAGTATCAGCATCTCCAGGCCATTCGCCATGAACTGGAGTATGAGATCGACGGCATGGTGATTAAGGTGGCGGATTTTGCCCTGCAACAACGGCTGGGCAATACCACCCGTGCCCCGCGCTGGGCCACAGCCTGGAAGTTTCCCGCTACCCAGGCTACCACCGTTATGACCGGGGTTGATTTTCAGGTGGGAAGGACAGGGGCCATCACTCCGGTGGCGATCCTGGAACCGGTTGCCGTGGAAGGCGTTATCGTTCGCCGGGCAACCCTGCATAACCAGGATGAGATTGAGCGCAAGGGCCTGAAGATCGGCGATACCGTTCTGATCCAACGGGCCGGAGACGTGATCCCGGAAATTGTCAAGCCTATTATCGAACAGCGCAGCGGTGCGGAACAGCCCATTCCCTTTCCGAGCCAATGTCCCGTCTGTACCTCCCCCCTGCAACGGCCAGAGGGCGAGGCCGTGACCCGTTGCATCAATCTCCATTGCCCGGCCCAGCAACTGCAACGGATGATCTATTTTGTCGGCAAGGCAGGGCTGGATATTGACGGTTTTGGTAAGAAAAACGTGGAGCAACTTCTGGAGGTCGGCCTGATCCGGGAGATTCCAGATATATTCCGCCTCCGCAAAGAACAGCTAGCCGTTCTGGACGGCTGGGGAGAGAAATCTGCGGAAAAACTCCTGCTGGCCATAGACGAGGCCAAGCATCCTACCCTGGCCCGTTTCATCGGGGCCTTGGGAATTCGCTATGTCGGGGAAATGACCTCGGAGCTGCTGACCCGCCATTTCAGCAGCCTTGATGCCCTGCTGGCTGCGGAAAAAGAAGACCTGCTGGCGGTGGAGGGCATCGGGGAGCAGGCCGCCATGAGCCTGACCGAGTATTTTTCCAACAGCGAAAACCGGAAGATGATCGAAACCCTGCTGGGTCTCGGCCTGACCATAGAAACAACGGTTCAGGGGAATAGTGAAAACAACCCGCTGGAAGGAGCCATCTTTCTCTTTACCGGTACCCTCAGCCAGATGTCGCGGAACGAGGCCAAGCAGCTGGTCAAAGACCGGGGCGGCAGGGTGGTTTCCGGGCTCAGTAAACAAGTGACCCATCTGGTGGCCGGGGAAAAGGCCGGGAGTAAGCTGAAAAAGGCGCAGGAGCTTGGGGTGACGGTTGTGGGTGAGGAAGAATTTTTGGGGATTGTTGGGAGGGGGTAG
- a CDS encoding radical SAM protein: MKTVSSLLDDHWYERYKRISKLNFRSSIYDVTNRCNLRCKGCFFFSSGEHEAAAEENDMEKWHAFVEKEMKRGVNLAILIGGEPTLCLDRIEAFYKRMPTFCATNGLIKVPRDRFPDMMVGLSLWGNPEDETTLRGKDTFKISSANYAGDPHTYYLYTITPKQLGKTEEIIRKIKDVGLKVHMQLLSNDEGVDGFSWKPEELIAIRDEMDAMLDAYPETVISCKYYHEIITTGQMLGRPFGWLECPSVTISKDNREPQPKRLINFIRWSSDLQTMHRCCTSETRDCSTCKDGAAHMSWVMVNKRAHMRSTKDFQNWIEVYEMFAKLYQFIPW; encoded by the coding sequence ATGAAAACTGTCAGTTCCCTGCTGGATGACCATTGGTACGAGCGCTATAAACGAATTTCCAAGCTGAATTTCCGCAGTTCCATTTACGATGTGACCAACCGCTGCAACCTGCGCTGCAAAGGTTGCTTTTTCTTTTCCTCTGGTGAGCATGAGGCGGCAGCTGAGGAAAATGACATGGAAAAGTGGCATGCCTTTGTGGAAAAGGAGATGAAGCGCGGGGTAAATCTGGCCATTCTCATCGGCGGTGAACCCACTCTCTGCCTGGATAGGATTGAGGCATTTTATAAGCGCATGCCCACCTTTTGCGCCACTAATGGCCTAATCAAGGTGCCCAGGGATCGTTTCCCGGACATGATGGTTGGGCTCTCCCTTTGGGGGAACCCCGAGGATGAGACAACCCTGCGCGGCAAGGACACTTTTAAGATCTCCAGTGCTAACTACGCAGGTGACCCCCATACCTATTATCTCTATACCATCACCCCCAAGCAGTTGGGCAAGACCGAAGAGATCATCCGCAAAATCAAAGATGTTGGCCTGAAGGTCCATATGCAACTTCTCTCCAATGACGAGGGCGTTGATGGATTTTCCTGGAAGCCCGAGGAACTGATCGCGATCCGGGACGAGATGGATGCTATGCTGGATGCCTATCCAGAAACGGTGATTTCCTGCAAATATTACCACGAGATCATTACCACCGGCCAAATGCTGGGCCGTCCTTTTGGCTGGCTGGAATGCCCGTCCGTGACCATCTCCAAAGATAATCGGGAGCCTCAGCCCAAGCGTCTGATCAACTTCATCCGCTGGTCCTCAGACCTTCAGACCATGCACCGTTGCTGCACCTCAGAGACCAGAGATTGTTCCACCTGTAAGGACGGCGCGGCCCATATGAGTTGGGTCATGGTCAATAAGCGTGCCCACATGCGAAGTACCAAGGACTTCCAGAACTGGATCGAAGTCTACGAGATGTTCGCCAAACTCTACCAATTCATCCCCTGGTAA
- a CDS encoding type II toxin-antitoxin system VapB family antitoxin: MATNLAIDDWLIEEAKALGKHRTKKGAVIEALQEYIQKRRQMKVMSIFNTIEYEQDYDYKKQRLEK, translated from the coding sequence ATGGCTACGAATCTCGCTATAGACGATTGGCTTATTGAAGAAGCAAAGGCCCTTGGCAAGCACCGCACTAAAAAAGGGGCTGTAATAGAGGCGCTACAGGAATATATCCAGAAAAGACGGCAAATGAAAGTAATGAGTATCTTCAATACTATAGAGTACGAGCAAGACTATGACTACAAAAAACAAAGGCTCGAAAAATGA
- a CDS encoding polyketide synthase dehydratase domain-containing protein, protein MSNERLPVTLSVQPWFQDHSFTGTIVLPAVESLLLLVAQVAKAFPGADISVMEDMRFAKFLEIPPEATELDVLVEFSPDGDRVGAQLLTRKTCGKMSRIKEHSQVFFPLTKSEEHPPSRIDPTQPANPLLEIPVEQLYRELVPFGRQYQTLQDTLFLHEDSAWAVVKAPALPFIYTVQEQLGSPFPLDGAMHAASVLGQQKVDFTPLPVGIDQRIILRPTQPDGEYLTKVSAVVLSEKELVFDLLIFDGKGLVYEVVKGLRMRDTVISSKSKGRF, encoded by the coding sequence ATGAGTAACGAGCGCCTCCCTGTCACCCTCTCTGTTCAACCCTGGTTCCAGGACCATTCCTTTACCGGTACAATCGTTCTCCCTGCGGTAGAGAGCCTCCTGCTGCTCGTAGCGCAGGTTGCCAAAGCCTTTCCCGGCGCAGATATCTCTGTTATGGAGGACATGCGCTTTGCCAAGTTTCTTGAAATCCCGCCTGAGGCTACGGAGCTGGATGTTCTGGTTGAGTTTTCGCCTGATGGGGATAGGGTAGGGGCACAGTTGCTCACCCGGAAGACATGCGGGAAGATGAGCAGGATTAAGGAGCATAGTCAGGTCTTTTTTCCCCTGACGAAGTCAGAAGAGCACCCGCCTTCCCGGATTGATCCGACCCAACCAGCAAACCCTCTGTTAGAAATCCCCGTTGAGCAGCTCTATCGCGAACTGGTGCCCTTTGGCCGACAGTATCAAACCCTTCAGGATACACTATTTCTACATGAAGACAGTGCCTGGGCCGTGGTGAAAGCTCCTGCGTTGCCCTTTATTTACACGGTTCAGGAGCAGCTCGGTTCTCCTTTTCCCTTGGACGGGGCCATGCATGCAGCCAGTGTTTTGGGGCAGCAGAAGGTGGACTTTACACCATTACCGGTTGGTATTGATCAGCGGATTATCCTGCGTCCGACGCAGCCTGATGGGGAATACCTTACTAAGGTGTCTGCTGTCGTTCTGTCAGAGAAGGAGCTGGTCTTTGATTTGCTGATTTTTGATGGGAAAGGACTGGTTTATGAGGTGGTGAAAGGGTTGAGGATGCGGGATACTGTTATCTCAAGCAAGAGCAAAGGAAGATTTTAG
- a CDS encoding radical SAM protein, producing MAAQPEYKQEYKFSDIIADPAIKERWEKVRKYFFLRESTYDMTNRCNVRCEGCYYYNGEKQFAQEVRDEQAWLQLFEAEKERGITFVVLAGAEPSLVPELCAAAYKVIPHGAIASNGLKQLPKEIDYRIHISVWGNDQTSLAVRKAPDMLARQMENYADDPRAVFVYTFTSENINDAREVTELLAKNKQQITFNMFSAPVGYNGPLRHSAASLEKTRKVMLDLLREYPETVLFSPYNIVAHTHEQGLHALFSCPYPRMNPSTDIGLGRSFRQYRTDLQWDRDAACCVPDTDCADCRHYAAGSAVVTARMYRHATDPSTFSAWLDYVDTYLSVWVRGYEKGANLCTSLSNPPSNTQ from the coding sequence ATGGCTGCCCAACCGGAGTATAAACAGGAGTATAAATTCTCTGATATCATAGCGGACCCGGCAATCAAAGAACGCTGGGAAAAGGTGCGCAAATATTTCTTTCTCCGCGAATCCACCTATGATATGACCAACCGCTGCAATGTGCGTTGCGAGGGCTGTTATTACTATAACGGCGAGAAACAGTTTGCCCAGGAAGTGCGGGATGAGCAGGCCTGGCTCCAGCTTTTTGAAGCAGAAAAAGAGCGGGGTATCACCTTTGTTGTCCTGGCCGGTGCTGAACCCTCTCTGGTGCCGGAACTCTGTGCTGCTGCCTACAAGGTGATTCCACACGGTGCCATTGCCAGCAACGGGCTCAAGCAGCTCCCCAAAGAAATTGACTACCGTATCCATATTTCTGTCTGGGGGAATGATCAGACCAGCCTGGCGGTACGGAAGGCCCCAGATATGCTGGCTCGCCAGATGGAAAACTATGCCGATGACCCCAGGGCGGTCTTTGTCTACACCTTTACCTCGGAAAACATTAACGATGCCCGGGAAGTGACCGAGTTGCTGGCAAAGAATAAGCAGCAGATCACCTTTAACATGTTTTCTGCTCCTGTGGGCTATAATGGCCCTCTTCGTCATAGCGCTGCAAGCCTGGAAAAGACCCGTAAGGTCATGCTGGACTTGCTGAGAGAATATCCCGAGACCGTCCTCTTTTCTCCCTATAATATCGTTGCCCATACCCATGAGCAGGGGCTCCATGCCCTGTTTTCCTGTCCCTATCCCCGAATGAACCCCTCCACCGATATCGGCCTGGGTCGCTCATTCCGACAATATAGGACAGATCTGCAATGGGACCGCGATGCGGCCTGCTGTGTCCCGGATACAGATTGCGCCGACTGCCGCCATTATGCAGCGGGTAGCGCTGTGGTCACGGCCAGGATGTATCGCCATGCCACCGATCCAAGCACCTTCTCAGCTTGGCTTGATTATGTGGACACCTATCTCAGCGTTTGGGTCAGGGGCTATGAGAAAGGAGCAAATCTCTGCACAAGCCTTAGCAATCCGCCTTCAAATACTCAGTAA
- a CDS encoding beta-ketoacyl-[acyl-carrier-protein] synthase family protein, which translates to MGAKDAVIIGCDAVSPLGIELDEQWQRALAGESGVGPLTRFSLPEDFPVRIAGQVPDIDHLDYPFLTARHQAAWSSPVFKYSLLTVIRALKRSGIELTPELAPRTAVTYSSAIGGLDAVLRSDRRLQAENKLPHPYANPNSCINMIGGKIAIATGAQGPITSTITACATGLTSMLIAALLMAQGRADLAICGAVDFALVEPIVAGFHTMNGAYNPKEGRENDPPESSSRPFSLDRRGFVISEGAGAVILATREFADAHGLPYAVRLAGWGMTSDAHHFVAPHLVTVRQCMEDALTDAKIFPQDIAVVNAHAASTKVGDKVEYEAMRAVFGDGLPPVTANKSLIGHAMGASSVIETIFALQGMQDSLLPPTINYTPDPELELDCVSEGSRSLEQEYILKNSFGFGGCNACAVLQKVA; encoded by the coding sequence ATGGGGGCGAAAGATGCCGTCATTATAGGCTGTGATGCCGTCTCTCCCTTGGGGATTGAGCTGGATGAGCAATGGCAGCGTGCTTTGGCAGGGGAAAGCGGCGTTGGCCCGCTCACCCGCTTTTCCCTGCCAGAGGACTTCCCGGTCCGCATTGCTGGTCAGGTCCCGGATATTGACCATCTGGACTATCCCTTTCTCACTGCCCGCCATCAGGCAGCCTGGAGTTCACCAGTCTTTAAATATTCCCTGCTCACCGTAATTCGCGCCTTGAAGCGCAGCGGTATTGAACTGACCCCAGAGTTGGCGCCGCGCACAGCTGTGACCTATAGCTCAGCCATTGGTGGCTTGGATGCCGTCCTCAGGTCAGACAGACGCCTGCAGGCCGAGAACAAGCTTCCCCATCCCTATGCCAATCCCAATTCTTGTATCAATATGATCGGCGGCAAGATCGCCATTGCCACTGGTGCCCAGGGACCGATTACCTCTACTATTACCGCCTGTGCCACTGGCCTGACCTCCATGCTCATCGCGGCCCTGCTCATGGCCCAAGGCCGAGCAGATCTCGCCATCTGTGGAGCAGTGGATTTTGCCCTGGTTGAGCCCATTGTAGCAGGTTTTCATACCATGAACGGGGCCTATAACCCCAAAGAGGGGAGGGAAAATGATCCCCCGGAAAGCTCCAGCAGGCCCTTCTCTCTTGATCGGCGGGGCTTTGTTATCTCCGAAGGGGCCGGGGCTGTAATCCTTGCGACCAGGGAATTTGCCGATGCCCACGGTTTACCTTACGCTGTCCGTCTGGCTGGCTGGGGGATGACCTCGGATGCCCATCATTTTGTTGCCCCGCATCTGGTCACGGTTAGGCAATGTATGGAGGATGCCTTGACTGATGCCAAAATTTTCCCTCAGGATATTGCAGTGGTCAATGCCCATGCCGCCTCCACCAAGGTGGGGGATAAGGTGGAATACGAGGCTATGCGAGCCGTTTTCGGTGACGGGCTTCCGCCTGTCACGGCCAATAAATCCCTGATCGGACATGCGATGGGGGCCTCCAGCGTCATTGAAACCATCTTTGCCCTCCAGGGTATGCAGGACAGCTTGCTGCCACCCACCATCAACTATACCCCTGATCCTGAACTGGAACTGGACTGCGTGTCTGAAGGCAGCCGCTCGCTTGAGCAGGAGTATATCCTGAAAAACTCCTTCGGCTTTGGTGGCTGTAATGCCTGCGCCGTCCTCCAGAAGGTTGCATAG